One window of the Dongia rigui genome contains the following:
- a CDS encoding LysR substrate-binding domain-containing protein, whose product MARPSLRRSLPPLNSLVAFEAAGRLESFTAAGRELGLTQAAISRQIQQLEGDLGVLLFSRSRRGMRLTPEGDILYRAVTAGLTSISDTAMTLRQQQGRRSVTIGASLGFSTFWLMPRLPGFRSVNPSIDLRLISSDALGDLAEERIDMAIRYGDGHWPALNATRMFGGEMFPVVSPTLLKGKKLPLSVEEFCALPLLEYESADPRWLSWEDWAQSLPQRPKLPAARIRFNSYPLLIQAAIAGEGVGLGWRYFVDEFLHDQRLVRPVEEVLMTEFAFHLVEPIGARPRTATTLLRKWLLDRARESEATPLP is encoded by the coding sequence ATGGCCCGACCGTCGCTGCGCCGCTCGCTCCCGCCCCTCAACTCATTGGTTGCCTTCGAAGCCGCCGGCCGCCTGGAGAGCTTCACGGCGGCGGGACGCGAACTTGGCCTGACCCAGGCCGCCATCAGCCGGCAGATTCAGCAGCTGGAAGGCGATCTCGGCGTGCTGCTCTTTTCCCGCTCGCGCCGCGGCATGCGCCTGACGCCGGAAGGCGACATTCTCTATCGCGCCGTGACGGCGGGCCTCACGTCGATCTCCGACACGGCCATGACGCTGCGCCAGCAGCAGGGCCGGCGCAGCGTCACGATCGGCGCCAGCCTGGGCTTTTCCACCTTCTGGCTGATGCCGCGTTTGCCCGGCTTTCGGTCCGTCAATCCCAGCATCGACCTGCGCCTCATTTCCTCCGATGCCCTCGGTGACCTTGCGGAAGAGCGCATCGACATGGCGATCCGCTATGGTGACGGGCATTGGCCGGCCTTGAATGCCACGCGCATGTTTGGGGGCGAAATGTTTCCGGTGGTGAGCCCGACGCTGCTGAAAGGCAAGAAATTGCCGCTCAGCGTCGAGGAATTCTGCGCCTTGCCATTGCTGGAATATGAATCGGCCGACCCCCGCTGGCTGTCCTGGGAGGATTGGGCGCAAAGCCTGCCGCAGCGCCCCAAATTGCCGGCGGCCCGCATCCGCTTCAACTCCTACCCGCTCCTCATCCAGGCGGCGATCGCAGGTGAAGGCGTTGGCCTGGGCTGGCGCTATTTCGTCGACGAATTCCTCCACGACCAGCGCCTGGTACGTCCGGTCGAGGAAGTGCTGATGACGGAGTTCGCCTTCCATCTGGTCGAGCCGATCGGCGCGAGGCCACGGACGGCGACGACCTTGCTCCGCAAATGGCTGCTCGACCGAGCGCGCGAGAGCGAAGCGACGCCGCTGCCGTAA